The Bos taurus isolate L1 Dominette 01449 registration number 42190680 breed Hereford chromosome 13, ARS-UCD2.0, whole genome shotgun sequence genome contains a region encoding:
- the ARHGAP21 gene encoding rho GTPase-activating protein 21 isoform X7, with protein sequence MFSWPGPKTVMLKRTSQGFGFTLRHFIVYPPESAIQFSFKDEENGNRGGKQRNRLEPMDTIFVKQVKEGGPAFEAGLCTGDRIIKVNGESVIGKTYSQVIALIQNSDTTLELSVMPKDEDILQVLQFTKDVTALAYSQDAYLKGNEAYSGNARNIPEPPPVCYPWPSSAPPAMAQPPEPPPPDSTASKPQTSPPVLTQPGRAYRMEIQVPPSPPEVAKSNTAVCVCNESVRTVIVPSEKVVDLLPNRSNHTVPAHRTEEVRYGRNEQPSFKTATRTTSPPSSVPTAHLIHQPGSRSLEPSGILLKSGHYGGHSEGLVSRSPAVESPSVTVNHYSPNSHQHIDWKNYKTYKEYIDNRRLHMGCRTIQERLDSLRAASQSTADYNQVVLNRAALQVRRRSTSQDRVPQSIQVRQRSVSQERLEDSVLMMYCPRSASQGALTSPSISFSNHRTRSWDYIEGQGETSENVHSECPPPDANGERKQTYKWSGFTEQDDRRGIYERPRQQEIHKSFRGSNFTVAPSVVNSDSRRVSSRIGGSVSQFKKIPADLKPLQPSRNFQTACGISQPRGISQDRSPLGKVRSNSLKGPSMHVAKPPSSQNSFLSIKDQRPVNHLHQNSLLNQQPWLRTESAPDHQVDTGKPPSLSGASVKPPALASENASTPDFELSVSQRNQDLNVQEVEIQQSNAVDNKETVILREKPPSGRQTPQPLRHQSYILAVSDQETGSDTTCWLPNDARREVHIKRMEERKASSTTPPGDSLASIPFIDEPTSPSIDHDISHIPASAVISASTSQVPSIATVPPSLTTSAPLIRRQLSHDQESVGPPSLDAQPSSKTERSKSYDEGLDDYREDAKLSFKHVSSLKGIKILDSQKSSEDSGSRKDSSSEVFSDAAKEGWLHFRPLVTDKGKRVGGSIRPWKQMYVVLRGHSLYLYKDKREQTTPSEEEQPISVNACLIDISYSETKRKNVFRLTTSDCECLFQAEDRDDMLAWIKTIQESSNLNEEDTGVTNRDLISRRIKEYNSLMSSKAEPLPKTPRQSLSIRQTLLGAKAEPRTQSPHSPKEESERKLLSKDDTSPPKDKGTWRKGIPSIMRKTFEKKPTATGTFGVRLDDCPPAHTNRYIPLIVDICCKLVEERGLEYTGIYRVPGNNAAISSMQEELNKGMADIDIQDDKWRDLNVISSLLKSFFRKLPEPLFTNDKYADFIEANRKEDPLDRLKTLKRLIHDLPEHHYETLKFLSAHLKTVAENSEKNKMEPRNLAIVFGPTLVRTSEDNMTHMVTHMPDQYKIVETLIQHHDWFFTEEGAEEPLTTVQEENTVDSQPVPNIDHLLTNIGRTGVSPGDVSDSATSDSTKSKGSWGSGKDQYSKDLLVSSIFAAASRKRKKPKEKAQPSSSEDELDNVFFKKENSEQGHHDIKEESKKESETPGRKQRTVAPKENNTKKDSSGGGRAEQRAPRGESLEPPAPQSTKQSRSPTLSCRLAVLRESPRALAAQKTSHLEDTGSDSSTPLSTHAPAPPASFPTKKPPSPEPKHSELLVSVGSITSDHAGTPSAPYLAGLDSSRLSPEVQSMAESRGFEADDERSELVSEGRPVETDSESDFPVFPAAPASDRLFRGKLQEAARTSRRNSEGSEVSCTEGSLTPSLESRRQLFSSHKLIECDTLSRKKSARFKSDSGSLGDAKNEKEAPSITKVFDVMKKGKSTGNLLTPPARSESDKQEPTWKTKIADRLKLRPKAPADDMFGVGSQKTIAEPAKRKNIKRRHTLGGHRDATEMSVLNFWKAQEHSGDRESELSAVNRLKPKCSAQDLSISDWLARERLRTSMTDLSRGDTGDPRPESLGTLEIPTRDPPLSFQSDADSSSSTLASTNRAPLSTPSQSPDQINGESFQNTSQNSSSAARVQPHQLSETPDHKAQFHPCL encoded by the exons GCGTATTCTCAAGATGCCTACCTGAAAGGCAATGAAGCCTACAGCGGCAATGCCCGCAACATCCCTGAGCCCCCACCAGTCTGCTACCCCTGGCCGTCATCCGCCCCTCCCGCCATGGCGCAGCCCCCTGAACCACCTCCTCCAGACTCCACAGCAAGCAAACCGCAGACTAGCCCCCCAGTATTGACGCAGCCCGGCAGGGCATACAGGATGGAAATCCAAGTGCCTCCGTCACCACCAGAGGTGGCCAAGTCCAACACAGCAGTGTGTGTCTGCAATGAGAGTGTGAGGACCGTCATTGTACCTTCTGAGAAGGTTGTAGATTTATTACCTAACAGAAGCAACCACACAGTTCCCGCTCACAGAACTGAGGAAGTGAGGTATGGCCGAAACGAACAGCCCTCTTTCAAAACAGCGACGAGAACCACCTCACCGCCATCCTCAGTTCCCACTGCCCATCTCATCCACCAGCCCGGCTCCAGGTCGTTGGAACCTTCTGGCATTTTACTTAAATCTGGCCACTACGGCGGACACTCAGAAGGTCTGGTGAGCAGATCTCCAGCTGTGGAGTCTCCTTCCGTAACTGTCAACCACTACTCTCCCAACTCCCATCAGCACATagactggaaaaactataaaacttacaAAGAGTATATTGATAACCGGCGCTTGCACATGGGCTGTCGGACCATTCAAGAAAGGTTAGATAGTTTAAGAGCCGCCTCTCAGAGCACAGCGGATTATAACCAGGTGGTGCTGAACCGCGCTGCCCTGCAGGTACGGCGTCGGAGCACCTCTCAGGACCGAGTGCCCCAGTCCATCCAGGTCCGGCAGCGCAGCGTGTCCCAGGAGAGGCTGGAGGACTCTGTGTTGATGATGTATTGTCCGAGGAGTGCCTCTCAAGGTGCGCTGACATCCCCTTCTATTAGTTTTAGTAACCACAGAACTCGCTCGTGGGATTACATCGAGGGACAGGGTGAAACCTCGGAAAACGTCCATTCTGAATGTCCACCGCCGGATGCAAATGGTGAACGAAAGCAGACTTACAAGTGGAGTGGGTTCACCGAACAGGACGATCGTCGAGGTATTTACGAGAGACCCAGGCAGCAAGAAATTCACAAATCTTTCCGAGGCTCCAATTTTACAGTGGCTCCCAGTGTGGTGAATTCTGACAGCAGGAGAGTGAGCAGCAGAATCGGGGGATCAGtgtctcagtttaaaaaaattccagCAGATCTAAAACCCCTGCAGCCCAGCAGAAATTTTCAAACTGCTTGTGGAATATCCCAGCCTCGAGGGATTTCCCAAGACAGGTCACCTCTTGGGAAAGTCCGAAGTAACTCTCTGAAAGGGCCTTCTATGCATGTCGCGAAACCGCCCTCCAGCCAGAACTCATTTCTTTCTATCAAAGACCAAAGACCAGTAAATCACTTGCATCAAAACAGTTTATTGAATCAGCAGCCATGGTTACGGACGGAAAGTGCCCCCGATCACCAAGTGGAcactgggaagcccccttctCTTTCCGGAGCTTCTGTTAAGCCCCCGGCTCTGGCAAGTGAGAATGCTAGCACTCCAGATTTTGAGTTATCCGTCTCTCAGAGGAATCAAGATTTAAATGTACAAGAGGTGGAAATTCAGCAATCGAATGCTGTAGATAATAAAGAAACTGTCATCCTAAGAGAAAAACCTCCGTCTGGTCGCCAGACACCGCAGCCTTTAAGGCATCAGTCTTACATCTTAGCAGTGAGTGACCAGGAGACAGGCTCAGACACCACCTGCTGGCTGCCTAATGATGCTCGCCGGGAGGTCCATATAAAAAGGATGGAGGAGAGGAAGGCCTCAAGTACCACTCCACCTGGTGATTCCTTGGCTTCCATCCCATTTATAG ATGAACCTACCAGCCCTAGCATCGATCACGACATTTCTCACATCCCCGCCTCTGCGGTCATCTCTGCCTCCACCTCCCAGGTACCCTCCATAGCAACGGTCCCTCCCAGCCTCACAACTTCAGCTCCATTAATCCGACGTCAGCTCTCCCATGACCAGG AATCTGTTGGACCTCCCAGCCTGGATGCCCAGCCCAGCTCAAAGACAGAGCGATCCAAATCATATGATGAGGGCCTGGATGATTACAGAGAAGATGCAAAACT GTCTTTTAAACATGTATCTAGCCTGAAGGGAATCAAG ATCTTAGACAGTCAAAAGTCATCAGAAGATTCCGGATCCAGGAAAGACTCTTCCTCAGAGGTTTTCAGCGATGCTGCCAAGGAAGGGTGGCTTCATTTCAGGCCACTCGTCACTGATAAGGGCAAG CGCGTTGGTGGAAGTATTCGGCCATGGAAGCAGATGTATGTTGTACTTCGGGGCCATTCGCTGTATCTGTACAAAGATAAACGAGAACAGACGACTCCGTCTGAGGAGGAGCAGCCCATCAGTGTTAACGCCTGCTTAATAGACATCTCTTACAGCGAGACCAAGAGGAAGAATGTCTTTCGACTCACCACGTCTGACTGCGAGTGCCTGTTTCAGGCTGAAGACAGGGATGACATGTTAGCCTGGATCAAAACCATCCAGGAGAGCAGCAATTTAAACGAGGAG GACACTGGAGTCACTAACAGGGACCTAATTAGTCGAAGAATAAAAGAATACAACAGTCTAATGAG CAGCAAAGCAGAGCCATTGCCGAAGACCCCTCGCCAGAGTCTCAGCATCCGGCAGACCCTACTTGGTGCTAAAGCAGAGCCTCGGACTCAGAGTCCACACTCTCCCAAAGAGGAGTCAGAAAGGAAGCTTCTTAGTAAAG ATGATACCAGTCCTCCAAAAGACAAAGGCACGTGGAGAAAAGGCATTCCAAGTATTATGAGAAAGACATTTGAGAAAAAGCCTACTGCTACGGGAACATTCGGGGTCAGACTGGACGACTGCCCACCAGCTCATACAAACCGG TATATTCCATTAATAGTTGACATATGTTGTAAATTAGTTGAAGAAAGAGGTCTGGAATATACAGGTATTTACAGAGTCCCTGGAAACAATGCAGCCATCTCCAGTATGCAGGAGGAGCTCAACAAGGGAATGGCTGATATTGATATACAAGATGAT AAATGGCGAGATTTGAATGTGATCAGCAGTTTATTAAAATCCTTCTTCAGAAAACTCCCAGAACCTCTCTTCACGAATG ATAAATACGCCGACTTTATTGAAGCCAATCgtaaggaagatcctctagatcgtctgaaaacattaaaaagacta ATTCATGATTTGCCCGAACATCATTATGAAACACTCAAGTTTCTTTCGGCTCATCTGAAGACAGTagcagaaaattcagaaaaaaataag ATGGAACCAAGAAACCTAGCCATAGTGTTTGGTCCAACTCTTGTGAGAACCTCCGAAGATAACATGACACACATGGTCACTCACATGCCAGATCAGTACAAGATCGTAGAGACACTCATCCAGCAC catGACTGGTTTTTCACAGAAGAAGGTGCTGAAGAACCTCTT ACAACAGTGCAGGAGGAAAACACAGTAGACTCCCAGCCAGTGCCAAACATAGATCATTTACTCACCAACATTGGAAGGACAGGCGTCTCCCCTGGAGATGTATCAG ATTCAGCTACTAGTGACTCAACAAAATCTAAG GGTTCTTGGGGATCCGGAAAAGACCAGTACAGCAAGGACCTGCTTGTATCCTCCATCTTCGCGGCTGCCAGTCGCAAGAGgaaaaagccaaaagaaaaagcaCAACCCAGCAGCTCGGAAGACGAGCTGGACAATGtgtttttcaagaaagaaaactcaGAGCAGGGTCACCACGACATTAAAGAAGAGTCCAAAAAAGAGAGTGAGACACCAGGCCGGAAACAAAGGACCGTTGCTCCCAAAGAAAACAACACGAAGAAAGACAGCAGCGGAGGTGGCAGAGCTGAGCAGAGGGCCCCGCGTGGGGAGAGCTTGGAGCCCCCGGCCCCCCAAAGCACCAAGCAGAGCCGGTCACCCACCCTGAGCTGTCGCCTCGCCGTCCTGAGAGAGAGCCCCAGGGCCCTCGCAGCCCAGAAGACCTCCCACCTGGAAGACACGGGGTCCGACTCCAGCACCCCACTCAGCACTCACGCCCCGGCTCCCCCGGCAAGCTTTCCCACCAAGAAACCTCCCAGCCCCGAGCCCAAGCACAGCGAGCTCCTGGTCAGTGTCGGCAGCATCACCTCCGACCACGCCGGCACACCGTCTGCTCCCTACCTGGCCGGCCTCGACTCCAGCCGGCTGAGCCCCGAGGTGCAGTCCATGGCCGAGAGCCGGGGATTTGAAGCTGATGACGAGAGGAGCGAGCTGGTCAGCGAGGGCCGGCCAGTGGAGACAGACAGCGAGAGCGACTTTCCGGTCTTCCCCGCCGCCCCGGCCTCGGACAGGCTCTTCCGAGGAAAACTCCAAGAGGCCGCGAGGACCAGCCGGAGAAACTCAGAAGGCAGTGAGGTCAGCTGCACGGAAGGAAGTTTAACACCAAGTTTAGAAAGCCGGAGACAGCTCTTCAGCTCCCATAAACTGATCGAGTGTGACACTCTGTCCAGGAAGAAATCCGCCAGGTTCAAGTCAGACAGTGGGAGTCTAGGAGATGCCAAGAATGAGAAAGAAGCCCCTTCCATCACCAAAGTGTTCGACgttatgaaaaaaggaaaatccaCCGGAAATTTACTGACACCACCAGCCAGAAGCGAATCGGACAAACAGGAACCCACTTGGAAAACAAAAATAGCCGATCGGttaaaactgaggcccaaagccCCGGCCGATGACATGTTTggagtaggaagtcaaaaaaccaTCGCCGAACCtgccaaaaggaaaaacatcaaaCGCAGACACACGCTGGGTGGGCACAGGGATGCTACTGAAATGAGTGTTCTGAATTTCTGGAAAGCCCAGGAGCACAGCGGGGACAGAGAATCCGAACTTTCAGCTGTGAATCGATTGAAGCCCAAATGCTCCGCCCAGGACCTGTCCATCTCAGACTGGCTGGCCAGGGAGCGGCTACGCACCAGTATGACTGACCTGAGCAGAGGGGACACGGGGGACCCCCGGCCTGAGAGTCTTGGCACCTTAGAAATACCAACCAGGGACCCGCCCCTGTCTTTCCAGTCTGATGCAGACAGTTCTTCCAGCACCTTGGCTTCAACTAACAGGGCCCCTCTTTCCACACCATCACAGTCACCTgaccaaataaatggagaaagctTCCAGAACACGAGCCAAAACTCCAGTTCTGCAGCCAGGGTCCAACCTCATCAACTGTCTGAAACCCCAGATCACAAAGCACAGTTCCATCCCTGTCTTTAA